The following proteins are encoded in a genomic region of Dermatophagoides farinae isolate YC_2012a chromosome 8, ASM2471394v1, whole genome shotgun sequence:
- the LOC124495449 gene encoding LOW QUALITY PROTEIN: adenylyl cyclase-associated protein 1 (The sequence of the model RefSeq protein was modified relative to this genomic sequence to represent the inferred CDS: deleted 1 base in 1 codon) — MAASLNAFDDLMACQLQPFIQFSGQIGGLVQEQARLTMESFKEQRKFIEMASQMAKPANDVQLMQLLKPISQLITQIQEIKERNRKHEHFNHLSAIAEGIAAIGWVTVVPTPAPYVKEMCDSAQFYTNKVLVAFKDNPVMIHHIDWAKAWIGFLTELQKYIRQHHTTGLVWSSSSSQAAAPLPPPPPPPIGLDLGGKSAADQAMDDARAALFASINKGDDITKGLRKVTADQMTHKNPSLRLSSTVSDNEMKNLPISQQQQSKLATQLRPEKLCLEGRKWMVENFKNRHDLLVDDTYIQQSVNIYQCEDCILTVKGKVNSITLDKCKKFGIVFDSIVSFVELINCRQIKAQAMESVPTITIDFTDGVELYLGQQSLNAEIISSKSSSINVSVLAPNGDYVEHPIPEQLKSTWNGKGFHTEAISKN; from the exons atggcag CTTCATTGAATGCATTCGATGATCTAATGGCATGCCAATTGCAGCCATTCATACAGTTTAGTGGACAGATTGGTGGCCTAGTACAGGAACAGGCTCGATTAACAATGGAATCATTCAAAGAACAacgaaaattcattgaaatggcATCACAAATGGCTAAACCAGCCAATGATGTACAATTAATGCAATTGTTG AAACCGATTTCACAATTGATCACACAGATACAG GAAATTAAAGAACGAAATCGTAAACATGaacattttaatcatttgtCTGCCATTGCCGAAGGCATAGCTGCTATTGGCTGGGTAACCGTTGTTCCAACACCGGCACCATATGTAAAAGAAATGTGTGATTCAGCTCAATTCTATACAAACAAAGTGTTGGTTGCATTCAAAGATAATCCGGTTATGATCCATCATATTGATTGGGCAAAAGCATGGATCGGTTTCTTGACAGAACTACAGAAATACATTAGACAACATCATACAACCGGTTTagtttggtcatcatcatcatcacaggcTGCAgcaccattaccaccacctcCACCACCGCCTATTGGATTAGATTTAGGTGGTAAAAGTGCTGCCGATCAAGCTATGGATGATGCACGTGCAGCATTGTTTGCATCCATCAATAAAGGTGATGATATAACAAAAGGATTACGAAAAGTAACCGCCGATCAAATGACACATAAAAATCCATCATTACGATTATCAAGTACAGTGtctgataatgaaatgaaaaatttacccatttcacagcaacaacagtCTAAATTAGCTACACAACTTAGACCCGAAAAACTATGTTTAGAGGGTAGAAAATGGatggttgaaaattttaaaaatcgTCATGATCTATTGGTTGATGATACTTATATTCAACAATCGGTCAATATTTATCAATGTGAAGATTGTATATTAACCGTTAAAGGCAAAGTGAATTCAATCACATTGgataaatgtaaaaaatttgGCATCGTTTTCGATAGTATCGTATCGTTTGttgaattaatcaattgtCGACAAATTAAAGCTCAA GCAATGGAAAGTGTACCAACAATTACGATCGATTTTACTGATGGTGTTGAATTATATCTAGgacaacaatcattgaatgcTGAAATAATTAGTTCAAAAAGTTCATCGATTAATGTTTCGGTTCTAGCACCAAACGGTGATTAT gTTGAACATCCGATACCAGAACAATTAAAATCCACATGGAATGGTAAAGGTTTTCATACCGAAGCTATCAGCaagaattaa
- the jp gene encoding junctophilin, whose product MAQNFVPPQSTATMNNTAGQQNLTTGQTVIGGGRFDFDDGGTYCGGWHDGKAHGHGICTGPKGQGEYSGSWHYGFEVSGVYKWPSGATYEGQWQNGKRHGLGVEYRGKWVYKGEWTQGYKGRYGIRASLLSNARYEGTWANGLQDGYGSETYADGGTYQGQWLRGMRHGYGIRTSAQYGHSSITKMANQQQQQQQQQQQHGPNKSSSLQSLDTEGEDSNMQHGEHRDACRGGFILVARVSAAQQQQLRSKRRNSLTEKVTSNTSLTGGFLRGLRLRKQRSTGDLDLGRNQKSMTPSLRSSREDSETRSTGSKDLHASQGDMGSNASFLSQDGDISDPSTVEIYHGEWKNDKRSGFGVCERSDGLRYEGEWYNNKKYGYGVTTFPDGQREEGKYKNNVLITNIRKKHLFMMRSNKLRERIESAVAEAHRAQQIALQKSDIAASRTATARSKSEQADYGASSAQNDSQMAIIIAKQYGGADLTGQGSIAPLRRRLSDFSHVRRMREGQPTPPGTGPNMFDQQQQQQQQQQQQQNSSGQFLNPKEPFGGRRGSFRSQLLNNNSNLNNQQHQQGYGYHSTVNQQQQQGFGYPNNPNNVQTNRFPYPQHSPTGNKDPKDVFQTQAFSDRFDHYQRNDQSPDISLSARYLAGSHTQLTATPSMTPTFNNSTTTGYSTPTPSPSPTFFRPPSPSFHPQHQQQQQQQMYNPNLQSNNIIATKPPLSFNSNIQQIPPLKPRNRPPLNDVNSTNINYSIDKSHNNNDNNNNPDVGVRHLRTASLYRPGTQQQQQHQQQQQHLNPSSSGGFKRKPSLQPNVSRQLSKPLMSREEASILSHQQREQRRIEQEYRERLSQNPLLYLWSPSFINWLNRQKLVILVFLINVSIAYLFIRMIVS is encoded by the exons ATGGCACAGAATTTTGTTCCACCACAATCAACAGCCACAATGAATAATACAGCCGGCCAACAGAATTTAACAACAGGCCAAACAGTaattggtggtggtcgttttgattttgatgatggtggtactTATTGTGGTGGTTGGCATGATGGTAAAGCACATGGACATGGTATTTGTACTGGACCAAAAGGTCAAGGTGAATATTCTGGTTCATGGCATTATGGTTTCGAAGTATCTGGTGTTTATAAATGGCCATCCGGTGCAACATATGAAGGACAATGGCAAAATGGTAAACGTCATGGTCTTGGCGTTGAATATCGTGGTAAATGGGTTTATAAAGGTGAATGGACACAAGGATATAAAGGACGTTATGGTATACGTGCTAGTCTTTTAAGTAATGCACGTTATGAAGGAACTTGGGCAAATGGATTACAAGATGGTTATGGTTCTGAAACATATGCAGATGGCGGTACATATCAAG GCCAATGGTTACGCGGTATGAGACATGGATATGGTATACGTACATCAGCACAATATGGCCATTCAAGTATAACTAAAATggcaaatcaacaacaacaacaacaacaacaacagcaacaacatggCCCGAATAAAAGTTCttcattacaatcattgGATACGGAAGGTGAAGATTCAAACATGCAACATGGAGAACATAGAGATGCTTGTCGTGGTGGTTTTATTCTTGTTGCAAGAGTATCAGCTgcacagcaacaacaacttcgATCGAAAAGACGAAATTCTCTTACGGAAAAAGTTACATCAAATACATCATTGACTGGTGGTTTTCTTAGAGGTCTTCGGCTACGAAAACAACGTTCAACCGGTGATTTAGATCTTGGCCgtaatcaaaaatcaatgacaCCATCATTGAGAAGTTCACGTGAAGATTCGGAAACACGTTCGACCGGATCAAAAGATTTGCATGCATCACAAGGGGATATGGGATCGAATGCAAGTTTCCTATCACAGGATGGTGATATTTCCGATCCAAGTACAGTGGAAATTTATCATggtgaatggaaaaatgataaacGTTCTGGATTCGGTGTCTGTGAACGTAGTGATGGTCTTCGTTATGAAGGTGAAtggtataataataaaaaatatggcTATGGTGTTACTACATTCCCCGATGGTCAACGTGAAGAAGGCAAATATAAGAATAATGTGCTCATTACAAATAtccgaaaaaaacatttattcatgATGCGTAGTAATAAATTACGTGAACGTATTGAATCAGCTGTGGCTGAAGCACATCGTGCACAACAGATTGCTTTACAAAAATCCGATATTGCCGCATCAAGAACGGCAACGGCACGATCAAAAAGTGAACAGGCCGATTATGGAGCCAGTTCAGCACAAAATGATTCCCAaatggccattattattgctaaACAATATGGTGGTGCCGATCTAACTGGACAAGGTTCAATTGCACCACTTCGTCGACGATTATCAGATTTTTCACATGTTCGTCGAATGCGTGAAGGACAACCAACACCACCAGGAACTGGACCGAATATgtttgatcaacaacaacagcagcagcagcaacaacaacaacaacaaaatagtAGTGGGCAATTTTTAAATCCAAAAGAACCATTCGGTGGAAGAAGAGGTTCATTTCGAAGCCAATtgctcaacaacaattctaatttaaataatcaacaacatcagcaaGGATATGGCTATCATTCAACAgttaatcaacaacaacaacaaggttTTGGTTATCCAAACAATCCGAATAATGTACAAACAAATCGTTTCCCATATCCACAACATTCACCCACCGGTAATAAAGATCCAAAAGATGTGTTTCAAACACAAGCATTCAGTGATcgttttgatcattatcaacgtAATGATCAATCCCCTGATATATCATTATCGGCACGTTATTTGGCCGGTTCACATACACAACTAACAGCTACACCATCAATGACACCaacattcaataattcaacaacaacaggataTTCAACACCcacaccatcaccatcgccaacattttttcgaccaccatcaccatcatttcatccacaacatcaacaacaacaacaacaacaaatgtataATCCAAATCTACAATCGAATAACATAATTGCCACTaaaccaccattatcattcaattcgaatATACAACAAATTCCACCATTAAAACCTAGAAATCGACCCCCATTAAACGATGTAAATAGTACCAATATTAACTATAGCATTGATAAaagtcataataataatgataataataacaatccGGATGTTGGTGTACGACATTTACGTACGGCATCATTATATCGGCCAggtacacaacaacaacaacaacatcaacaacagcaacagcattTGAATCCATCCAGTTCCGGTGGTTTCAAACGAAAACCATCTTTACAGCCAAATGTATCAAGACAATTAAGTAAACCATTAATGTCACGTGAAGAGGCATCAATATTATCACATCAACAACGTGAACAACGTCGTATTGAACAAGAATATCGTGAACGTTTATCACAGaatccattattatatttatggTCACCTAGTTTTATAAATTGGTTAAATAGACAAAAATTGGTCATTCTtgtatttttaatcaatgtATCGATAGCCTATCTATTCATAAGGATGATTGTGTCATAA
- the LOC124495670 gene encoding uncharacterized protein LOC124495670: MMMMMIITKRYSYHCVILFSKQFIKYIKNISIFIVLSSSSFLSSYSLQNHHHHHDHDKSSKSIVNISIVDENIHPFNAGHDIDGQNLFICRTHKFGQIIPGKYSHNIGKCSIGRNQKEWQFNQFELLIEDDDTKYEWIRLKKPVIDLPDNVLYAGRQIEPYISNNRQLKHHQNYEFLNILSSNKSNYKSKQKRRRYRRDIFDNHQNWSRNWRGFITNITDHHHLRRFHHNRQDNFIEIPIGNCSQNEHHHDRMKMKQKLCLKNEKRKLNYFIAKCSLRTGDKISEQIGKIWWKNSNQEWIASFPFGGHEIYCLDYSVLTLKN, encoded by the coding sequence atgatgatgatgatgattattacgaAACGATATAGTTATCATTGtgtgattttgttttcaaaacaatttatcaaatacatcaaaaatatttccatttttattgtgttatcatcatcatcatttttatcatcatattcattacagaatcatcatcatcatcatgatcatgataaatcatcaaaatccattgtgaatatttcaattgttgatgaaaatattcatccattcaatgCTGGCCATGATATTGATGGCCAAAATCTATTCATTTGTCGTACACATAAATTTGGTCAAATTATTCCGGGTAAATATTCACATAATATTGGTAAATGTTCTATTGGACGTAATCAAAAAGAATggcaattcaatcaatttgaattgctgatagaagatgatgatacaaaatATGAATGGATTAGATTGAAAAAACCGGTCATTGATTTACCTGATAATGTTCTATACGCTGGACGACAAATAGAACCATATATTTCCAATAATCGACAGcttaaacatcatcaaaattatgaatttttaaacattttatcatccaataaatcaaattataaatcgaaacaaaaacgacgacgatatCGGCGTGATatatttgataatcatcaaaattggaGTCGTAATTGGCGTGGTTTTATCACCAACAtcactgatcatcatcatttacggcgatttcatcataatcgtcaagataatttcattgaaattccaATTGGAAATTGTTCACAAaacgaacatcatcatgacagaatgaagatgaaacaaaaattgtgtttaaaaaatgaaaaaagaaaattaaattattttattgccAAATGTTCACTACGTACTGGAGATAAAATAAGTGAACAAATAGGAAAAATTTGGTGGAAAAATTCTAACCAAGAATGGATAGCATCATTTCCCTTTGGTGGTCATGAAATATATTGTCTTGATTATTCAGTgttgacattgaaaaattga
- the Gclm gene encoding glutamate-cysteine ligase modifier subunit: MSSGKKTFIIDTGNIFKFGIILRKGLNDVNVEILDGIGSVLDSYSNRKLDTIDLNGNDVKCLRNGQENSSLENHDRNKLKLTVKLFLYVDAFEQSDEYKQQLAAESIDALVKLLNLNQIDNLILSIQTDDMDQVLPELKSFWTVYEKFVLNEKVRQLGTSDLNYTQLSDLYEWAKRIKPSSTQINLQNCCDIPEDLSAFSKKNSIQLLTHNDSVDDFLPIERLHQLFKTRDPSCPLLADIQTSKRKWIARYTFVLPGQGVVVTKGYMLSLLV, from the exons ATGTCATCAGGAAAGAAAACGTTTATCATTGATACTGgtaacattttcaaatttggaATAATTCTACGAAAAGGATTGAATGATGTTAATGTTGAG atacTCGATGGTATTGGAAGCGTATTGGATTCATATTCCAATCGTAAATTGGATacaatcgatttgaatgGGAATGATGTGAAATGTTTACGAAATGGACAAGAAAATAGTTCATTGGAAAATCATGATCgtaataaattaaaattaacaGTGAAATTATTTCTATACGTGGATGCTTTTGAACAATCAGATgaatataaacaacaattggCAGCCGAATCAATTGATGCTTTGGTTAAATTATTGAAtctgaatcaaattgataatcTTATCCTATCGATTCAAACTGATGATATGGATCAAGTGTTGCCAGAATTGAAATCTTTTTGGACcgtatatgaaaaatttgttttgaatgaaaaagttcGTCAATTAGGTACAAGTGATTTGAATTATACACAATTATCCGATCTTTATGAATGGGCTAAACGGataaaaccatcatcaacacagaTTAATCTGCAAAACTGTTGTGATATTCCTGAAGATTTATCCgctttttccaaaaaaaattcaatacaattgCTTACACATAATGATTCTGTCG ATGACTTTCTTCCAATCGAACGTCTACATCAATTATTCAAGACAAGAGATCCATCCTGTCCATTGTTGGCTGACATTCAAACATCGAAACGTAAATGGATTGCTCGTTATACATTCGTATTGCCAGGACAAGGTGTTGTCGTTACCAAAGGATATATGCTCAGTTTGCTTGTTTAA
- the LOC124495410 gene encoding EEF1A lysine methyltransferase 2, whose product MICSMKMTANDNDEFINESELGTKQFWDRFYDEELINFNDLGDSGETWFGTRNTRKIIDWVNENHVKNDAICDIGCGNGYVLAQLAQRNFTNLYGLDYSEKAIEFCQKQYNQFNIHFNVVDILNDNFQNDQKFDAIIDKGTYDAICLMPDADIHENRKRYLKFLINNLKNNGHFIIVTCNFTKEEIFKFLSISNNVHNNINNDNNNILKTDYHFIHEFDTPTLSFGGHVGKLITGLIFCKKNTIKINPN is encoded by the exons atgatttgttcaatgaaaatgactgccaatgataatgatgaatttatcaatgaatcTGAACTTGGTACCAAACAATTTTGGGATCGATtttatgatgaagaattaatcaattttaacgATTTGGGTGATTCAGGTGAAACGTGGTTCGGCACACGAAATACAcgtaaaattattgattgggTGAACGAAAATCATGTCAAAAATG ATGCTATCTGTGATATTGGCTGCGGTAATGGCTATGTATTGGCTCAATTGGCTCAACGAAATTTCACCAATCTTTATGGGCTAGATTATTCAGAAAAAGCTATTGAATTTTGTCAAAAACaatacaatcaattcaatattcatttcaatgtgGTGGATAtcttgaatgataatttccaaaatgatcaaaaattcgATGCCATCATCGATAAAGGCACATATGATGCTATATGTTTAATGCCCGATGCTGATATtcatgaaaatagaaaaagatATCTAAAATTCTTAATCAATAATCTCAAGAATAATGGCCATTTTATTATAGTTACATGTAATTTTACAAAAGAggaaatatttaaatttctatcaatatcaaacaatgttcacaacaacataaataatgataataataatattttaaaaACAGATTATCATTTCATACATGAATTCGATACACCAACATTATCGTTTGGTGGTCATGTTGGAAAACTGATTACTGGATTAatattttgtaaaaaaaacacaataaaaatcaatcccaattga
- the LOC124495409 gene encoding disks large 1 tumor suppressor protein — translation MTHIFTILDSKMTPNYYYRLNKYDQRQQQQQQQQQQQSQYIHQYRLVSDQDHHRNCSYGNNIVNYDNDDDDDDDDDDDPWLQLSKSCIKNKSNINVRDVLNNNDGVVDDDDDDVDDDKYSYLQQRNQINKNELKSIEFNDNQRKKISSQLMGNTINSSSLPYRSQTRQSQEMIIRNANFEWQYIDIYLDLSECGLGISIRGGIDSPNHAGFQDVYISRILGAGAVARDGRIQLGDVIAKVNGESLENVTHKEAVNIILNAGQYIHFHIKRRKFIDSSDIYEQIEEANEDDALLIGSDRQTNFEEILFDRQRIGKGYNDCIKVEMIRDINGFGFSLIGGLDNPTREGDPGIYVNNIVPDGPVHRTGQINIGDEIVAINDTNIECVPYKWALDVIRNSPTLSVFTIRKTINWD, via the exons ATGACACATATATTTACTATATTAGACAGTAAAATGACGCCTAATTACTATTATCGTTTAAACAAATAtgatcaacgacaacaacaacaacaacaacaacaacaacagcaatcacAATACATACATCAATATCGGCTGGTTTCAgatcaagatcatcatcgtaactGTAGTTACGGTAACAATATAGTCAactatgataatgatgacgacgacgacgatgatgatgacgatgatccgTGGTTACAGTTAAGTAAATCAtgtataaaaaataaaagtaatATCAATGTAAGAGATGtgctaaataataatgatggcgtcgtcgatgatgatgatgatgatgttgatgatgataaatacaGCTACTTGCAACaacgaaatcaaatcaataaaaatgaattaaaatctattgaattcaatgataatcaacggaaaaaaatatcatcacaaTTAATGGGTAATacaattaattcatcatcattaccatatCGGTCACAAACAAGACAATCACAAGAAATGATAATACGAAATGCAAATTTTGAATGGCAATATATTGATATCTATCTGGACCTAAGTGAATGTGGTCTTGGCATCAGTATTCGTGGTGGTATTGATTCACCTAATCATGCCGGTTTTCAGGATGTTTATATTTCACGTATATTAGGTGCCGGTGCCGTAGCACGTGATGGCCGTATACAAttag GCGATGTTATTGCCAAAGTGAATGGAgaatcattggaaaatgtTACACATAAAGAAGCGGTAAACATCATTTTAAATGCTGGTCAATATATacattttcatataaaacgaagaaaattcattgattcatcgGATATTTATGAACAGATTGAAGAAgcaaatgaagatgatgcaTTATTGATCGGTAGTGATCGACAGACAAATTTTGAAGAAATATTATTCGATAGGCAACGAATTGGAAAAGGATATAATGATTGTATTAAAGTGGAAATGATTCGAGATATAAATGGATTCGGTTTCAGTTTGATTGGTGGCCTGGATAATCCAACTAGGGAAGGTGATCCAGGTATATATGTCAATAATATTGTTCCTGATGGTCCAGTTCATCGTACTGGACAGATAAATATTGGTGATGAAATTGTAGCCATTAATGATACAAATATTGAATGTGTACCATATAAATGGGCACTTGATGTCATAAGAAATAGTCCAACATTGTCTGTATTTACCATAAggaaaacaatcaattgggattga
- the LOC124495407 gene encoding glycerophosphocholine phosphodiesterase GPCPD1, with amino-acid sequence MILFTIKQFVPINRFRTFISSTTSFLIKKMSMTINSTKSPIPFAQTSPTSDESFASIHHDALSSSCSSISSNTSTISNDSSCTSLSEREMALHIMLYNSIEIISKRFSQTKIYCKFSGFAMDSIDETFDTAQDDDFNHHDGIDQYPFDVAAMNDLEYKFQNQNLFGRSMQTNEFIIVRCKIPLSGNIGIRVDLFQKMETNNNNDSNDIGHDVSFNKIAFGYIYPVNASESSGIFTVPITSKMGKIIAHFKAEYFITKPYNGMAMEPIKWKSKTRNIKSWQLKKNGYDIGHRGAGCARRIDSCEKVLENTIDSFNFAFKKGADMVELDVQLTKDKIPIVYHDFNVNIVLQQKDHMPENFQMNIKDLTYEQLQKLKLRPLQRHGKECYDFDGDVDSPHGLPFASLQTVLKSVEANCGFNVEIKYPQKKINGDWEAEKSHDLNEYVDLILQDLFLYADDRKIIISSFHPEICSMVKLKQDRYPVLFLTQGLSTKWMKYHNPLNHSIEMAAYLALCMDLYGVAVHAEDIIKNSTLIRFVKSKSLVLFCWGDDLNDRELIKNLKKEGIDGAIYDKIDLLIAKPESHENPNCEVSPPISLNFN; translated from the exons ATGATTTTATTCACTATCAAACAATTTGTACCGATTAATCGATTTCGAACATTTATATCGTCAACAACGTCATTTTTGATCAAGAAAATGTCTATGACAattaattcaacaaaatcgCCAATTCCATTTGCTCAAACATCACCAACATCGGATGAATCGTTTGcatcaattcatcatgatgcattatcatcatcgtgttcatcaatttcatcaaatacaagcaccatttcaaatgattcaagtT gcACATCATTATCCGAACGGGAAATGGCTTTACATATTATGCTttacaattcaattgaaataatatCAAAACGAttttcacaaacaaaaatctattGTAAATTCAGTGGCTTCGCAATGGATTCCATTGATGAAACATTCGATACGgcacaagatgatgattttaatcatcatgatggtaTAGATCAATATCCATTTGATGTGGCCGCCATGAATGATTTGGaatataaatttcaaaatcaaaatctattTGGACGTTCAATGcaaacgaatgaatttattatcgTACGTTGCAAGATTCCTTTGAGTGGCAATATT GGTATACGAGTggatttatttcaaaaaatggaaacaaacaacaataatgatagcAACGATATTGGCCATGATGTTagtttcaataaaattgcTTTCGGTTATATCTATCCGGTGAATGCCAGTGAAAGTAGCGGAATTTTTACCGTTCCTATTACATCGAAAATGGGCAAAATTATTGCCCACTTCAAAG CTGAATATTTCATTACGAAACCATACAATGGCATGGCAATGGAACcaataaaatggaaatcaaAGACTCGAAATATAAAAAGCTGgcaattgaaaaagaatggtTACGATATTGGCCATCGTGGTGCTGGCTGTGCTCGTCGTATAGATAGCTGTGAAAAAGTGTTGGAAAACACTATTGATTCGTTTAATTTTGCATTCAAAAAG GGCGCTGATATGGTCGAATTGGATGTACAATTGACCAAGGATAAAATACCGATCGTTTATCATGATTTCAATGTGAATATTGTTTTGCAACAG AAAGATCATATGCCTGAAAATTTTCAGATGAACATCAAAGATTTAACCTATGAACAGTTACAAAAACTTAAATTACGACCATTACAACGACATGGAAAAGAAtgttatgattttgatggtgatgttgacAGTCCACATGGTCTACCATTTGCAAGTCTACAAACGGTATTGAAATCAGTGGAAGCAAATTGTGGTTTCAATGTGGAAATAAAATAtccacagaaaaaaatt aaTGGTGATTGGGAAGCGGAAAAATCACATGACCTAAATGAATATGTTGATCTAATATTACAGGATTTGTTTCTATATGCTGATGAtcgaaaaattatcatatcatcatttcatccggaaatttgttcaat gGTAAAATTAAAACAAGACCGTTATCCGGTACTGTTTCTAACTCAGGGTTTAAGCACTAAATGGATGAAATATCATAATCCATTGAATCATTCTATTGAAATGGCAGCCTATCTGGCATTATGTATGGATTTATATGGTGTTGCTGTACATGCTGAAgacataatcaaaaattcaacattaatACGTTTTGTTAAATCTAAATCATTGGTACTATTCTGTTGGGGTGATGATCTAAATGATCGTGAATTGATTAAGAATCTTAAAAAAGAAGGAATCGATGGTGCCATCTATGATAA aatcgatttattgattgcCAAACCGGAAAGTCATGAAAATCCAAATTGTGAAGTGTCACCACCAATAtcgttgaattttaattaa
- the LOC142597744 gene encoding uncharacterized protein LOC142597744 produces MNRAFVLIFAIMVIVGAAITNVSAQYGYGGGYGNRGFGNYNRGYGYGGRGYGGYGGRGGYYGGRGYRRGGYYG; encoded by the coding sequence atgaaCCGTGCAtttgtattgatttttgCCATAATGGTAATCGTCGGTGCTGCCATTACAAACGTTTCAGCACAATATGGTTATGGTGGTGGATATGGTAACCGTGGTTTTGGCAATTATAACCGTGGCTATGGTTATGGTGGACGTGGCTATGGTGGTTATGGTGGACGTGGTGGATACTATGGTGGACGTGGATATAGACGTGGTGGATACTATGGCTAA